A single genomic interval of Penaeus monodon isolate SGIC_2016 chromosome 30, NSTDA_Pmon_1, whole genome shotgun sequence harbors:
- the LOC119592455 gene encoding phosphatidylinositol 4,5-bisphosphate 3-kinase catalytic subunit delta isoform-like: MRKTSFHESSYRAEYWEKPTRRHTVSVPTITSGGTREMPTVPMGRPRPLPYSSQLMQGMELGGLRGPHSTPSTVQVDFLMPNSIIIQHHVSTSATLAEIKEELWERASEYPLFGTLHELSAYHFACVSQRSETLELMDETKCLQEINPFLCVLKVVERKGNETEKLLNLQIGQLIGKELQKFDALKNPEVNEFRWKMKAVCDEVVASRNKLTWTEQVQYQYPARIAANEQLPNYILDRLQDGQLLLSVQFDTAMQVQSTFTFRVRPDMKTVDFLDMALAKLSITFVIEEAAENYVLKTPGKEEYLIADVHLSQYMYIREHVCQDQFSPIPLVIVHRGTIQVDIDNICERIADGVKHMRNSFSGMTLSKKKNVTFISSWSITDRFSFQIGTITKLNLDSDNQKEVVVEAGLYHGSNALCETQTTQEVSVRDGEAVIEETLSFGIDVCNIPRSTRLCLAIYEVTRSAKATKARSSIGTRPELYKNPLAWVNTAVYDYRNQLKGGSMSLYAWKIYEDQSGDVGMPNPLGTLVSNPDHDQAVTLTVSFTKYHPTSAIIFPSRDKIISAAKENPSTDEMVPTVSKMEEVRQIAERDPLTELHEQERKLIWSLRNTCRQKIPHLLPKLLQCVEWDNKAEVAEMIALLEEWPKLSPDRALELLDYAYPEPAVRSYAIECLAPISDDDLLLYLLQLVQALKHENYLYCHLVEFLLNRALRNMRIGHFFFWHLRSEMHVPSVSIRFGLILEAYCRGSVEHMKILLRQLDALNKFKEVRGVVNENRSVRDRAERMMKEYMNQPHTRSALSHFLNPIDPMYRISNINSDECKFKDSKMAPLWLVFENGDSHGKKIYLLYKYGDDLRQDMLTLQMIKIMDKLWKDHGLDLRMNPYSCMSTDNREGIIQVVLNAETIANIQRKKGVFSATCAFRKGSLLAWLKDHNTTEAMLNKAIQEFTLSCAGYCVATYVLGVADRHSDNIMIMKNGQLFHIDFGHILGHFKEKFGIKRERQPFVLTHDFIHVITKGRTRSEEFIQFKLYCEQAFLILRRYGSFIISLFAMMISTGLPELQSEKDLDYLKETLKLDLTETDALEHFRSKFDEALSNSWKTSVNWAIHSMAKNNR, from the exons GAGGCACCAGGGAAATGCCGACCGTTCCAATGGGGAGGCCCCGACCCCTCCCATACTCCTCCCAGCTCATGCAGGGCATGGAGTTGGGAGGGCTTAGGGGACCCCACAGTACCCCATCAACAGTACAAGTGGATTTCCTGATGCCCAACAGCATCATCATCCAGCACCATGTCAGCACGAGCGCCACGCTTGCGGAGATTAAGGAG GAACTGTGGGAACGTGCCAGTGAGTATCCCCTGTTTGGAACACTGCATGAGCTCTCAGCTTACCACTTCGCTTGTGTCAGTCAGAGATCCGAGACCCTTGAGCTCATGGACGAGACCAAGTGTCTGCAGGAAATCAATCCTTTTCTCTGCGTGCTAAAGGTGGTGGAGCGCAAGGGCAATGAAACCGAGAAGTTACTTAACCTGCAGATTGGTCAGCTGATTGGCAAAG AACTTCAGAAGTTTGATGCCCTCAAGAATCCAGAGGTTAATGAATTTAGATGGAAGATGAAGGCTGTTTGTGATGAGGTTGTGGCATCAAGAAATAAACTCACATGGACTGAACAA GTACAATATCAATACCCAGCACGAATTGCAGCAAATGAACAGTTGCCGAACTACATCTTGGACAGGCTGCAAGACGGACAGCTTTTACTCTCTGTACAGTTTGATACGGCAATGCAG GTGCAGTCTACCTTCACTTTCCGGGTCAGACCGGATATGAAGACAGTCGATTTCCTTGACATGGCACTTGCAAAACTCTCAATAACATTTGTGATAGAAGAAGCTGCAGAAAACTATGTCCTAAAG ACACCTGGAAAGGAAGAGTACCTGATAGCCGATGTGCATTTGTCGCAGTATATGTATATCCGTGAACACGTGTGCCAAGATCAGTTTTCGCCAATTCCCCTAGTCATTGTTCATCGAGGAACGATTCAAG TCGACATTGATAACATCTGTGAAAGGATTGCTGATGGAGTTAAGCACATGAGGAACTCCTTCTCTGGCATGACACTCAGCAAGAAAAAGAACGTCACCTTCATTTCATCGTGGTCCATTACGGATCGCTTCAGCTTCCAGATTGGGACAATCACCAAACTTAATCTGGATTCTGACAACCAGAAGGAG GTGGTAGTGGAAGCTGGCTTGTACCATGGCAGTAATGCCTTGTGTGAGACCCAGACTACACAGGAGGTCAGTGTACGGGACGGAGAGGCTGTGATAGAGGAGACGCTCAGCTTTGGCATTGATGTCTGCAACATTCCCCGAAGCACTCGTCTCTGCTTGGCCATTTATGAAGTAACGCGTAGTGCCAAAGCCACAAAAGCAAGATCGTCTATTGGCACAAGGCCG GAGCTGTACAAGAATCCCCTTGCTTGGGTCAACACAGCAGTATACGACTACCGCAACCAACTGAAAGGAGGATCTATGTCGCTTTATGCATGGAAGATCTATGAAGATCAGTCAGGAGATGTGGGCATGCCAAACCCCCTGGGCACCCTGGTCAGCAACCCAGACCACGATCAAGCAGTCACGCTGACTGTGTCTTTCACAAAATACCACCCAACATCAGCCATCATCTTTCCATCGAGAGACAAGATCATATCTGCGGCAAAGGAGAATCCATCCACGGATGAG atgGTTCCAACAGTAAGCAAAATGGAAGAAGTTCGTCAGATAGCAGAAAGAGACCCATTAACAGAGCTTCATGAACAAGAGCGTAAACTAATCTGGTCATTGAGGAATACCTGTCGACAAAAGATCCCACATCTTTTGCCAAAACTCCTGCAGTGTGTGGAATGGGATAACAAAGCAGAG GTGGCAGAGATGATAGCACTATTGGAGGAGTGGCCCAAACTATCACCAGACCGAGCGTTGGAGCTTCTAGATTACGCCTACCCTGAACCCGCTGTTCGAAGTTATGCCATAGAGTGCCTAGCACCTATTAG TGATGATGACCTGCTTCTCTACCTGCTGCAATTAGTTCAAGCTCTGAAGCATGAAAATTACCTGTATTGTCATCTAGTTGAGTTTCTCCTTAATAGAGCCCTCAGGAATATGCGAATCGGTCATTTCTTCTTTTGGCATCTGCG GTCAGAGATGCATGTTCCCTCTGTATCAATTCGCTTTGGTCTGATACTGGAAGCGTACTGCAGGGGGTCTGTGGAACATATGAAGATCTTGCTCAGACAGTTAGAtgcattaaataaatttaaag AGGTCAGAGGTGTTGTCAACGAAAACCGTTCAGTAAGAGACCGCGCTGAGAGGATGATGAAGGAATACATGAACCAACCCCATACTCGCTCCGCCCTGTCGCACTTCCTCAACCCCATAGATCCCATGTACAGAATCAGTAATATCAA CTCTGATGAATGCAAGTTCAAGGACAGCAAGATGGCCCCTCTCTGGCTGGTCTTTGAGAATGGGGACTCGCATGGCAAGAAGATCTACCTCCTGTACAAGTACGGAGATGACCTGCGGCAGGATATGTTGACTCTGCAGATGATCAAGATTATGGACAAGCTATGGAAGGATCATGGGCTTGATCTCAG aATGAATCCATACAGCTGTATGTCTACAGACAACCGGGAGGGTATTATTCAAGTGGTGCTGAATGCAGAGACAATTGCCAATATacagaggaaaaagggagtaTTCTCAGCCACCTGTGCATTCAGGAAAGGGTCTTTATTGG CCTGGTTGAAGGATCACAACACCACAGAAGCCATGCTGAACAAGGCCATTCAGGAGTTCACCCTTTCGTGCGCTGGGTACTGTGTGGCCACATACGTTCTTGGTGTGGCTGACCGTCATTCGGACAACATCATGATCATGAAAAATGGTCAGCTGTTCCACATCGACTTCGGTCACATTCTCGGACACTTCAAGGAGAAGTTTGGCATCAAGCGAGAGAGGCAGCCGTTTGTCCTGACTCATGACTTCATCCACGTGATCACCAAGGGCAGGACGCGCTCAGAGGAATTCATTCAGTTTAAGTTGTACTGTGAGCAG GCCTTCCTAATCCTGCGACGTTATGGATCCTTCATCATTTCACTGTTTGCCATGATGATCTCGACTGGCCTGCCTGAGCTACAGAGCGAGAAAGATCTGGACTACTTAAAGGAAACTCTT AAACTGGACCTGACGGAAACCGATGCCTTGGAGCACTTCAGATCTAAGTTTGACGAGGCTTTGTCAAATTCGTGGAAGACCTCCGTCAACTGGGCCATCCACTCCATGGCCAAGAATAACCGTTGA